The Streptomyces sp. HSG2 genome has a segment encoding these proteins:
- a CDS encoding alpha/beta hydrolase-fold protein translates to MHSPTDFTLTVTTKQLSGQHKIRVLLPAGYDTAPERRWPVTYFLHGGGGTVDDVTAAPALHSESMITVVPDGGLKGWYADWQMQNTAEGAANWETFHLTQVVPFIDANLRTHTDRDHRAVIGLSMGGYGSLHYAEARPDLFGHVAALSGGIDFGMPQVRAAVLATELNLTGAWCAVSSSSSTSGSGQCTGYGPYVDSDAVFGSPYPVFNADRVWKAVDPAAPANLAKLSRTGITLYTGNNDVIDVHTAAASQTVKARLDQLGIPSRLVNYGNGASLAPGCNGGHNYGCWAPAFADYVPRLEAAFAAAG, encoded by the coding sequence GTGCACAGCCCCACCGACTTCACGCTCACCGTCACCACGAAGCAGCTCTCGGGGCAGCACAAGATCCGAGTTCTCCTTCCCGCCGGGTACGACACCGCCCCCGAACGGCGTTGGCCGGTCACCTACTTCCTGCACGGCGGCGGCGGCACCGTCGACGACGTCACGGCCGCCCCGGCACTCCACTCCGAGTCGATGATCACCGTGGTGCCGGACGGCGGGCTGAAAGGCTGGTACGCCGACTGGCAGATGCAGAACACCGCCGAAGGCGCCGCGAACTGGGAGACCTTCCACCTCACCCAGGTCGTCCCGTTCATCGACGCCAACCTTCGTACCCACACCGACCGGGACCACCGGGCGGTCATCGGACTGTCCATGGGCGGCTACGGCTCCCTCCACTACGCCGAGGCCCGCCCCGACCTGTTCGGTCACGTCGCCGCGCTCTCCGGAGGAATCGACTTCGGCATGCCCCAGGTCCGCGCCGCCGTCCTGGCCACCGAGCTCAACCTCACCGGCGCTTGGTGCGCCGTGAGCAGTTCTTCCAGCACGTCCGGCTCCGGCCAGTGCACCGGCTACGGTCCCTACGTCGACAGCGACGCCGTCTTCGGCTCCCCGTACCCGGTCTTCAACGCCGACCGCGTGTGGAAGGCCGTGGACCCGGCCGCGCCTGCCAACCTCGCCAAGCTGTCCCGCACCGGCATCACCCTCTACACCGGCAACAACGATGTCATCGACGTCCACACCGCGGCGGCCTCCCAGACCGTCAAGGCCCGCCTCGACCAGCTCGGCATCCCCAGCCGCCTCGTGAATTACGGCAACGGCGCCTCATTGGCCCCGGGCTGCAACGGCGGCCACAACTACGGTTGCTGGGCCCCGGCATTCGCCGACTACGTTCCGCGCCTCGAAGCCGCCTTCGCCGCGGCGGGCTGA